The following nucleotide sequence is from Salvia splendens isolate huo1 chromosome 2, SspV2, whole genome shotgun sequence.
AAAGATCAAATCTTGAACAGGTTGGATAATTGTGCAAGAGTTTATCTATTCAATATTAAAGTCAGATCTTACACATTACACATACTAATATTTGTAATTAACCCTACATCCCAAATAAACGAGAAGATGCATCCAAACATCATACATACGAGAATAATGCATACAACATCGTCATTCCACAATGTACCTAAAGCCTCGACAACACAAAAAACATCGACATGCCCGAACCCATAACACAACGACTGTCGGCATGCCTATACACCGTCCATCTACGGGGATGTTTTACGGGAAATCGGCACGGACTCCATGATGCACACAATGACCCTTTAGGGGACGAGAAAATACCCTCCTTCATGGGTTTAAAGCGGGTAGGAGACTTGTTAGAAGACATTTCGTCGAAGCATGgaacaccaacatcaaataGCTTGCGACGAACACGCGCGGATGGGGCCGGCATCGGTGAGGTTACTTCATCAGAATCGGCGGGCGAATCATATGGCTTTCCCCTTATGGGTGCATCGAGTACCAGTGAATCACTGAGCAAGATGACCTCGGTGGTGTCCGATAAGGTAATGACCTCATTCGGGAACTCTAGTTTGACGTCAGATAAGCCAAATAAGATGGCAAGAAGAGTGAACTCTGGCTCGTCACGATAGTAATATGTGCCGACGGAGGCATCCCTCTAACAAATAAAATTGCAAACTTACTTCAGTGCGGACATAAATTACCACTTTAACAAAAAATTTGTGAGACATTGAACTTTATACGCGTACATACCTGGAAAATAGCCTTCCAAGTTGTGTCATCGGCAACCACCACCTTATCTTCCATATTCCATGGTACTCCGTTGGTGGCGACAACTTTCTTAAACATGATGTATCGCGCCTTCAACACTTTGACTCGCACTGATATTTCTTCGGAAGAAAGATCAGCTCCAAATGGATGGTTTATAACTCCACAAACATTGCAAAGCCCTTTTTCTGGTACATGTGCATCCTCCCATTCCCGCCCGTTCCTCAAATTGATCAATGTCGAAAGAAGAAGGGTATCCATCTCTCGACTCCATTTGCCTCGGTAGAAGAAGGTTGATTGCTGGGGAACTTAGAGGTTCATTTTGCAGAGAAGTGTGTGGACGTAGACAATATTTTTTGCTAGGGTTCAACCACCTTATATACAAGAGCCACACCAGTACCTCAATGGATTTTGGTTGAGCAATTACACCTGGTAGATATATGTCTAGTCTATAGTTTGAGAGCAGTCGACCTCAACTCGTACTGTGAAATAGCATTATGGTGGATAAGAGGTAATTTTTTGACAACTGTATAATGCAGTCGCAACAATAGTGCTTAGTCATAATACATTTCACGAGTACTCAGCATTTGTACGGTATATAAATACCTGTGTATATATAAACAATCGCAGTATATTCTAATAAATCATTTAATGGTTTTGTTTAGGCTTACCAATATTAATGACTGACACGTGTAGTTTCATTAGCTATGCTTGTTTGCATGTACTCCATACTCATCCAACATTACgaaaaaaatgtggaaaataaTAAGAAGTGGGCCACTACACATTTTTATTAGATGTATGattaggagtaatatttttcagTCATCACCTTCATTATCGTTCAATTGCTACGACAAATTACGAATGAACAAAAAGAGAGTTTGTTCATTTTgctttatataaataaaatgctcGACAGTGCATCAACGTTTTATAAACTTTTCCTAAAAAATAAGTAGTGACGTTGTATTTTTGGCTTATTTACAGAAGAGTTAAACACTAAACCCTAATATAACGGTTAGTGAGGATATTAAACCATGTCGCTAATTGTAAATTTTATGCTTAGTGGATGATTAAAATGTTGGGAAATCAGCTTATATTCAAGggagaaaactggaaaaaaaCCGCATCTAATTGGAAAATATCTTTTTCATTGATTGGTTTAGTAAATGCCAAAtatcattctcctcatctcaATCCTAATTTCAGCTTTTAATTCGCAACTGATCCGGAAGAGACTCATCAGAAGGGTTGCGTATGGGGTTGAATATCGATGGATGCATTTATAAGTCAAAGATCATCCCCTCTCAGATCTGGATGTCGATGCAGTGTCTAGGAAACATCACATCCTTTCTTAGACACAGTTAAAGCTTTTTGTATTCACTTTTAAATACCCAATTCAAGTTGATTGCA
It contains:
- the LOC121792646 gene encoding uncharacterized protein LOC121792646, translating into MDTLLLSTLINLRNGREWEDAHVPEKGLCNVCGVINHPFGADLSSEEISVRVKVLKARYIMFKKVVATNGVPWNMEDKVVVADDTTWKAIFQRDASVGTYYYRDEPEFTLLAILFGLSDVKLEFPNEVITLSDTTEVILLSDSLVLDAPIRGKPYDSPADSDEVTSPMPAPSARVRRKLFDVGVPCFDEMSSNKSPTRFKPMKEGIFSSPKGSLCASWSPCRFPVKHPRRWTVYRHADSRCVMGSGMSMFFVLSRL